From a region of the Microcoleus sp. AS-A8 genome:
- a CDS encoding non-ribosomal peptide synthetase yields MEQEEEVFIFPASFAQQRLWFIDQLVPGNTFYNVPTALRLTGSLNFSALAQTFHEIVRRHEALRTRFGIAQEQLVQMIPADSFANASASPLGSCAARFTLNLPVIDLQHCPAGERELQAKQWVSEESQRPFDLATGPLLRVFLLKLEETDHVLLLNLHHIICDDWSIGVLIRELSAIYTAFAQNQPSPLAELPLQYADFAHWQREWLQTEVLETQLTYWRQQLDGIPRLNLPTDRPNPTVPSYRGATQFLEFAPSLSQGLEKLCQQQGVTLFMTLLAAFQTLLYRYTQQEDIVVGSPIANRNRSEIEGLIGFFVNTLVLRTDLSGNPTFQELLGRVREATLGAYAHQDLPFEKLVEELHPQRALSRHPLFQVVFGFENAPMEALELPGLTLSPLTIDFKTTRFDLEFHLWDASGGFRSLWGEEWKHSEGIRGVVVYNTDLFDAATITRMVGHFTTLLEGIVANPQTRVASLPLLLDAERQQLLGEWNDTVADYPQNRCIHQLFEEQVEHNPNAIAVIFDDKSLTYQELNSRSNQLAHYLQKQGVSSDVLVGLCVERSVEMIVGMLAILKAGGAYLPLDPNYPQERLNFMLEDAQASVLLTQQHLVERLGTQKLQVIGIDTDWNRVIQESSENPSSGVTSDNLAYVIYTSGSTGKPKGVAIPHKAVNRLVCNTNYIKLDSSDKIAQVSNTSFDAATFEIWGALLHGAQLVGISRDVLLSSHDFALQLQQQGITVLFLTTALFQQIVRDVPHAFASLRYLLFGGESVDPRWVRKVQKKGAPQQLIHVYGPTEGTTFSSFYQVQDVSEEATSIPIGRPITNTQIYLLDEQLQPVPIGIPGELYISGDGLARGYLNRPELTSQRFIPRAPFMGALTMGAQPGTRLYKTGDLARYRADGNIEFLGRIDNQVKIRGFRIELGEIESVLNQHPAVREAVVIVQQDVPDDKHLVAYIVFNEQVNNPKSSELRQFLNEKLPQYMVPSAYVMLDSLPLTPNGKVNRRLLPEVDTFNLDTEQNYVAPGTGIEEELARIWRQILGKQQVGIYDNFFELGGHSLLATQLTSRIRDAFQVELSVRILFEAPTVASLAKHIETICWAAQGQDTANSTRNEREDVEF; encoded by the coding sequence ATGGAGCAGGAAGAAGAAGTCTTTATTTTCCCCGCCTCGTTTGCCCAGCAGCGGCTGTGGTTCATTGACCAATTAGTACCGGGCAATACCTTCTATAATGTTCCAACAGCGCTGCGTTTGACCGGCTCACTCAACTTCAGTGCCTTGGCGCAGACGTTCCACGAAATTGTACGTCGGCACGAAGCTTTACGCACCCGCTTTGGGATAGCCCAAGAGCAACTCGTTCAGATGATTCCTGCCGACAGTTTCGCGAATGCGTCAGCCTCTCCCTTGGGCAGTTGTGCCGCCCGATTCACCCTAAATTTGCCAGTCATCGACCTACAGCATTGTCCCGCCGGGGAACGGGAACTCCAAGCCAAGCAATGGGTGAGCGAGGAATCTCAACGTCCTTTCGATCTTGCCACTGGCCCGTTGCTGCGAGTATTCCTGTTGAAGCTGGAGGAGACAGACCATGTGCTATTGCTCAATCTGCACCATATTATCTGCGACGATTGGTCTATCGGAGTGCTGATTCGGGAATTAAGCGCTATCTACACCGCCTTTGCTCAAAATCAGCCTTCTCCTCTGGCAGAACTGCCTCTCCAATATGCCGATTTTGCCCATTGGCAGCGCGAATGGTTGCAAACAGAAGTCCTGGAAACTCAGTTAACCTACTGGCGGCAACAATTGGATGGTATTCCCCGACTGAATCTGCCCACGGATCGACCGAACCCTACTGTACCCAGTTATCGAGGGGCGACTCAATTTCTAGAGTTCGCCCCAAGTTTAAGTCAGGGATTAGAGAAACTCTGCCAACAACAAGGGGTGACTCTGTTTATGACGTTGCTGGCAGCATTCCAAACCCTACTGTACCGCTACACCCAGCAAGAGGACATTGTCGTCGGTTCGCCCATCGCCAATCGCAACCGCAGCGAGATTGAAGGGTTAATTGGTTTTTTTGTCAATACATTAGTCCTGCGTACCGACTTATCGGGCAACCCAACCTTCCAAGAATTGCTCGGTAGAGTACGGGAAGCTACATTGGGAGCGTATGCTCACCAAGATTTGCCATTTGAGAAGCTTGTCGAGGAATTGCATCCCCAACGGGCTTTAAGCCGCCATCCCCTATTCCAAGTGGTGTTTGGTTTTGAGAATGCACCCATGGAGGCGCTGGAATTGCCGGGATTAACCCTGAGTCCTCTGACGATTGACTTTAAAACAACGCGCTTTGACTTGGAGTTTCACCTTTGGGATGCTTCAGGAGGGTTCAGAAGTCTGTGGGGGGAGGAATGGAAACACTCCGAAGGAATTAGAGGCGTGGTGGTGTACAACACGGATTTATTCGATGCAGCCACGATTACGCGAATGGTAGGACATTTTACAACACTGCTAGAAGGGATTGTGGCGAATCCCCAAACGAGGGTTGCCAGTTTACCACTCCTGTTGGACGCGGAGCGGCAGCAGTTATTAGGGGAATGGAATGATACCGTTGCAGATTATCCCCAAAATCGCTGTATCCATCAGTTATTTGAGGAGCAAGTCGAACACAATCCTAATGCGATCGCAGTTATCTTTGATGATAAGTCATTGACTTATCAAGAACTGAATAGCCGTAGTAACCAGTTAGCACATTACTTGCAAAAACAGGGTGTCAGTTCGGATGTTTTAGTGGGACTTTGTGTAGAGCGTTCTGTAGAGATGATTGTGGGCATGTTGGCTATCCTGAAAGCTGGAGGAGCCTATTTACCCTTAGACCCCAATTATCCCCAAGAACGCCTGAATTTTATGCTTGAGGATGCTCAAGCTTCAGTGTTATTAACACAACAGCATTTAGTTGAGCGTCTTGGCACACAAAAATTACAAGTTATTGGTATAGATACAGATTGGAATCGTGTTATCCAAGAAAGTTCAGAAAACCCAAGCAGCGGCGTGACAAGTGACAATTTAGCTTACGTTATTTACACTTCTGGCTCAACCGGAAAACCCAAGGGAGTGGCTATCCCGCACAAAGCGGTGAATCGATTGGTGTGCAATACGAACTATATAAAGTTAGACTCTTCCGATAAAATTGCCCAAGTCTCGAATACTTCCTTTGATGCTGCAACCTTTGAGATTTGGGGCGCACTGCTTCATGGCGCTCAGCTTGTGGGAATTAGCCGAGATGTCCTGCTTTCGTCCCACGACTTTGCCTTACAACTCCAACAACAAGGCATTACTGTTCTATTTTTAACCACCGCTTTATTCCAACAGATTGTCAGAGATGTTCCCCATGCTTTTGCTTCATTGCGATATTTGTTATTTGGAGGTGAATCGGTCGATCCTAGATGGGTAAGAAAGGTTCAAAAAAAGGGAGCGCCACAGCAATTAATTCATGTTTATGGGCCAACAGAGGGGACAACTTTTTCTTCTTTTTATCAGGTGCAAGATGTGTCGGAAGAAGCAACATCTATCCCCATAGGTCGCCCCATTACAAACACGCAAATTTATCTACTCGATGAGCAGCTTCAGCCTGTACCCATCGGCATTCCAGGAGAGTTGTACATCAGTGGTGATGGACTGGCGCGAGGCTATCTCAACCGTCCTGAGTTAACATCTCAACGATTCATTCCCAGGGCACCCTTTATGGGTGCCCTTACAATGGGTGCCCAGCCAGGAACGCGCCTTTATAAAACAGGTGATTTAGCCCGCTATCGAGCAGATGGCAACATCGAGTTTTTAGGTCGAATTGATAATCAAGTCAAGATTCGCGGTTTCCGTATCGAGTTGGGAGAAATTGAATCCGTACTCAATCAGCATCCCGCCGTGAGAGAGGCAGTGGTGATAGTTCAGCAGGACGTACCGGATGATAAACACTTGGTCGCCTACATTGTCTTTAACGAGCAAGTGAACAATCCAAAATCGAGTGAGTTGCGCCAATTTTTGAACGAGAAGTTACCACAATATATGGTGCCTTCAGCCTACGTGATGCTAGACTCTCTGCCACTGACACCAAATGGTAAAGTCAATCGTCGTCTGCTACCAGAGGTCGATACATTTAATCTGGATACGGAACAAAATTATGTGGCACCGGGGACTGGCATCGAGGAAGAATTAGCGAGAATTTGGCGTCAGATTTTGGGAAAACAACAGGTCGGTATCTACGATAATTTCTTTGAATTAGGGGGTCATTCTCTGCTGGCAACTCAACTAACTTCTCGGATACGTGATGCCTTTCAAGTGGAGTTATCTGTACGTATTTTGTTTGAGGCTCCAACTGTGGCGAGTTTAGCTAAGCATATTGAAACAATTTGTTGGGCGGCTCAAGGTCAGGATACGGCTAATTCTACAAGGAATGAGCGAGAAGATGTGGAGTTTTGA
- a CDS encoding transposase produces MYAIKLELKLNNQERTLMAKHAGFSRFVYNYGLGLYKQVMDIKGGLTKKLSAIRKVLTNLTKKKPDFAWMNQLSSRVYQNALIALKNGLNRFFKGLGKFPTFKRKKDRDSFTVDSSNGLVTVSALHKIKIPTLGTFRLYEPVPFTCASQTFTVSRQADKWYVSFAIHAEKVPPLLHEVEKVGIDLGVKTFATFSDGTTREAPASIKQAKIKLAKLQWRNRNKQLGNKKQGIPASNSAKKYYKQVAKLHARIANIRRDFLQNLTTEISQKYHRIRVEDLNVRGMMANSKLADAISNLGLYEFRRQLTYKQSMFGTVVELVDRWFPSSKTCSECGHVQPMKLSDRVFHCQGCGSVKCRDFNASLNLEYAPPEKVRRASPELNDCGQEAADSPGRSSK; encoded by the coding sequence ATGTATGCCATTAAGCTCGAACTCAAACTAAATAACCAAGAACGCACTTTGATGGCGAAACATGCTGGCTTTTCCAGGTTTGTCTACAACTACGGGCTAGGTCTGTACAAGCAAGTGATGGACATCAAAGGAGGTTTGACCAAAAAACTTTCAGCCATTCGCAAGGTTCTAACCAATCTAACCAAAAAGAAGCCTGATTTTGCCTGGATGAATCAACTTTCATCTCGTGTTTACCAAAACGCTTTGATTGCATTGAAAAATGGACTAAATCGATTTTTTAAGGGTTTAGGAAAATTCCCAACCTTCAAGCGCAAAAAAGACAGAGATTCCTTTACCGTCGATTCATCAAACGGGCTGGTCACCGTTAGCGCTCTTCACAAAATCAAAATCCCTACACTAGGAACATTTAGACTGTATGAACCCGTTCCATTCACCTGTGCCAGCCAAACTTTCACGGTGTCCCGTCAAGCGGATAAGTGGTATGTGTCGTTTGCCATCCACGCCGAAAAAGTCCCCCCTTTACTGCATGAAGTGGAGAAAGTCGGCATTGATTTAGGAGTGAAGACATTCGCCACTTTTAGCGACGGGACAACCAGAGAAGCCCCTGCATCCATCAAACAAGCGAAAATCAAGCTTGCCAAATTGCAGTGGCGTAATCGCAACAAACAACTAGGCAATAAAAAGCAGGGAATACCCGCCTCTAACAGCGCCAAAAAGTACTACAAGCAAGTAGCTAAACTTCACGCCAGAATCGCTAATATTCGACGTGATTTCTTGCAAAATCTAACAACCGAAATAAGCCAGAAATACCACCGTATTAGGGTTGAAGACCTGAATGTCAGGGGGATGATGGCTAATTCAAAACTAGCTGATGCAATCAGTAATTTGGGATTGTACGAATTTAGGCGACAACTGACCTACAAGCAATCCATGTTTGGCACAGTTGTTGAGTTAGTAGACCGTTGGTTCCCTTCATCAAAGACTTGTTCAGAATGTGGACACGTTCAGCCGATGAAGTTAAGCGATAGGGTTTTTCATTGCCAAGGGTGCGGCTCGGTGAAGTGTCGCGATTTCAACGCCTCACTAAATCTGGAATATGCACCCCCTGAAAAAGTACGGAGGGCTTCTCCGGAACTTAACGACTGTGGACAGGAAGCTGCCGACAGCCCTGGACGAAGCAGTAAGTAA
- a CDS encoding DUF2283 domain-containing protein, with translation MSDNKQPLPQMNYFKEEDILHLLISEEPESASVEISPNITAELNADGELIGVEILNASAYIRDSILESVHGKLLNLVRSEV, from the coding sequence ATGTCTGACAACAAGCAACCATTGCCACAAATGAACTACTTCAAAGAAGAGGATATTCTTCATCTGCTAATCTCCGAAGAACCAGAATCAGCAAGTGTTGAAATCAGTCCAAATATTACGGCTGAACTCAATGCAGACGGGGAGTTGATTGGTGTGGAAATTCTCAATGCCAGTGCTTACATCCGAGATTCTATTTTAGAATCTGTTCACGGTAAGTTGTTGAACTTGGTTCGCAGTGAAGTATAG